The Sander vitreus isolate 19-12246 chromosome 5, sanVit1, whole genome shotgun sequence genome includes a region encoding these proteins:
- the dnajb5 gene encoding dnaJ homolog subfamily B member 5: protein MGKDYYKTLGIPKGSNEEEIKKAYRRMALRFHPDKNKDANAEEKFKEIAEAYEVLSDPKKRVVYDQLGEEGLRTGGSSSSGAPGSSTYHYTFHGDPHATFASFFGGSNPFDMFFGSNRSHSRSNGFSFHNDHDAEQDMDMDEDDPFAHIGRQFGFPGGMNNGFPGEGRRRRGVPSERLGTGRKHQDPPVVHELKVSLEEIFHGCTKRMKITRRRLNPDGRSMRTEDKILNIIIKKGWKEGTKITFPKEGDETPENIPADIAFVLKDKGHVHFKRDGSNIIFNCKISLKEALCGCTVSIPTLENRIISLPFHDIIKPGTVKRLRGEGLPFPKNPSQRGDLIVEFSVRFPDRIPPQSREIIRQHLPQS from the exons ATGGGGAAGGACTACTACAAGACCCTGGGAATCCCCAAGGGCTCCAATGAGGAGGAGATCAAGAAGGCCTACCGGCGCATGGCACTGCGCTTCCACCCTGACAAGAACAAGGATGCCAACGCCGAGGAGAAGTTCAAGGAGATCGCAGAGGCCTATGAGGTACTCAGCGACCCCAAGAAGAGGGTCGTCTATGATCAGCTAGGAGAGGAAG GTTTGAGGACAGGAGGCAGCAGCTCTTCAGGTGCTCCTGGCAGCTCAACATACCACTACACCTTCCACGGAGACCCACACGCCACCTTTGCCTCCTTCTTTGGCGGCTCCAACCCCTTCGACATGTTTTTTGGCTCCAACCGCAGCCACAGCCGCTCCAACGGTTTCTCCTTTCACAACGACCATGATGCAGAGCAGGACATGGACATGGATGAGGATGACCCCTTTGCTCATATCGGGAGACAGTTCGGCTTTCCAGGGGGGATGAACAACGGCTTCCCAGGGGAGGGCCGCAGAAGGAGGGGGGTGCCGTCAGAGCGCCTGGGGACCGGGCGAAAGCACCAGGACCCTCCGGTGGTCCATGAGTTGAAGGTCTCGCTGGAAGAGATCTTCCACGGCTGCACCAAGCGCATGAAGATCACCCGCCGCAGGCTGAACCCAGATGGGCGCAGCATGAGGACAGAGGACAAGATCCTTAACATTATCATCAAGAAGGGCTGGAAGGAGGGGACCAAAATCACCTTCCCGAAGGAGGGGGACGAGACCCCTGAGAACATTCCTGCCGATATAGCCTTTGTACTTAAAGATAAAGGGCACGTCCACTTCAAGAGAGATGGTTCCAATATCATTTTTAACTGCAAGATCAGTCTAAAAGAG GCGTTGTGTGGCTGCACAGTTAGCATTCCCACACTGGAAAACCGCATCATCTCGCTCCCCTTTCATGACATCATCAAGCCAGGGACGGTGAAGCGACTCAGAGGGGAAGGCCTGCCTTTTCCCAAGAACCCGTCACAGCGCGGTGACCTTATCGTGGAGTTTTCTGTCCGTTTTCCCGACAGGATTCCCCCTCAGTCCAGAGAGATTATCAGACAACACCTCCCCCAGTCATAG